A region of Dioscorea cayenensis subsp. rotundata cultivar TDr96_F1 chromosome 5, TDr96_F1_v2_PseudoChromosome.rev07_lg8_w22 25.fasta, whole genome shotgun sequence DNA encodes the following proteins:
- the LOC120262076 gene encoding FACT complex subunit POB3 — MRGYSKMNLTSKSSFMDLSELNKSKEEDQNSKMEMKKKDNKNEVVLRRNVSCSSSSSSSSSSFQRIRRGPDVLKRAFSMRRSSSVADGYCRIHDTTEYDDDDDDDDDDLQDDEHEQQQQQQQKDVKRSSKKKGTKFFRACKSLFKF; from the coding sequence atgagagGCTACTCCAAGATGAATCTAACATCAAAATCAAGCTTTATGGACTTATCAGAGCTCAACAAGTccaaagaagaagatcaaaattccaagatggagatgaagaagaaggacaaCAAGAATGAGGTGGTGCTAAGAAGGAACGTGtcatgttcttcttcttcttcttcttcatcttcttcttttcagaGAATAAGAAGAGGACCTGATGTGCTGAAAAGGGCATTTTCCATGAGGAGATCATCTTCTGTTGCTGATGGTTATTGCAGGATTCATGATACTACtgaatatgatgatgatgatgatgatgatgatgatgatcttcaagatgatgaacatgaacaacagcaacagcagcagcagaagGATGTGAAAAGATCTTCAAAGAAGAAAGGGACCAAGTTTTTCAGAGCATGTAAGAGTTTGTTTAAGTTTTAG
- the LOC120262097 gene encoding eukaryotic translation initiation factor 3 subunit I-like, producing the protein MRPILMKGHERPLTFLKYNREGDLLFSCAKDHTPTVWFADNGERLGTYRGHNGAVWCCDVSRDSMRLITGSADQTVKLWNVQTGAQLYSFNFDSPARAVDFSVGDKLAVISTDPFMGLPSTIQVKCIANDPSEQTGESVLTIKGPQGRINRAVWGPLNKTIISAGEDATIRIWDSETGQLLKESNKETAHQKTVTSLTKSADGSHFLTGSLDKSAKLWDIRTLALIKTYVTERPVNACAMSPILDHVVIGGGQDASHVTTTDRRAGKFEAKFFHKILQEEIGGVKGHFGPINALAFNPDGRSFSSGGEDGYVRLHHFDPDYFNIKM; encoded by the exons atGAGGCCGATCTTGATGAAGGGCCATGAGCGGCCGCTGACGTTCCTCAAGTACAACAGGGAGGGCGATCTCCTCTTCTCTTGCGCCAAGGACCACACTCCTACCGTTTGGTTCGCTGACAATGGCGAGCGCCTTGGCACCTATCGTGGCCACAACGGCGCCGTATGGTGCTGCGATGTCTCCC GGGATTCAATGCGCCTCATCACGGGTAGTGCTGACCAGACTGTTAAACTGTGGAATGTCCAGACAGGAGCACAACTGTACTCCTTTAATTTTGATTCTCCTGCTAGAGCTGTAGATTTTTCTGTTGGTGACAAGCTTGCTGTAATCTCGACAGACCCCTTTATGGGTTTACCGTCCACAATTCAAGTGAAGTGCATTGCCAATGACCCTAGTGAAC AGACGGGTGAATCAGTACTCACGATCAAAGGGCCTCAAGGGAGAATTAACAGGGCTGTCTGGGGACCATTGAATAAGACTATAATAAGTGCTGGTGAAGATGCAACCATCCGCATATGGGATTCTGAG aCTGGGCAGCTGCTGAAGGAGTCAAATAAGGAAACTGCCCATCAGAAGACAGTCACTTCATTAACAAAATCAGCTGATGGGTCTCATTTTCTGACAGGTTCCTTGGATAAATCAGCAAAG TTGTGGGACATCAGGACATTGGCTCTTATCAAGACCTATGTGACGGAGCGCCCTGTCAACGCTTGTGCAATGTCGCCTATTCTTGATCAT GTGGTCATTGGTGGTGGTCAGGATGCATCACATGTTACAACAACTGATCGGCGTGCTGGAAAATTTGAGGCAAAATTCTTCCACAAG ATTCTTCAAGAAGAAATTGGTGGTGTTAAAGGACATTTTGGACCAATTAATGCTCTTGCTTTCAATCCTGATGGAAGAAG CTTCTCAAGTGGCGGTGAAGACGGTTATGTAAGATTGCATCACTTCGACCCTGACTACTTCAACATCAAGATGTGA